In Capsicum annuum cultivar UCD-10X-F1 chromosome 7, UCD10Xv1.1, whole genome shotgun sequence, one genomic interval encodes:
- the LOC107876538 gene encoding VIN3-like protein 2 isoform X1, with product MDSSSFEGLALDPSKCSKLSMEEKRELVYELSKQSRGAPEMLQSWSRQEILQILCAEMGKERKYTGLTKLKIIENLLKIVSEKKSLEHGSTSNLEMQPSSESAQRSTKRQRKAEHPSRFPIEANNSATTNIKASLDNVVYCQNLACRAKLSFQDAFCKRCSCCICRNYDDNKDPSLWLICSSEPPFQGDSCGMSCHLECAIKYGKSGITTDKLDKGNNGTFCCVSCGKANDLLSSLKKQLIVARDTRRVDILCYRLSLSQKISVGAKDCQKLCGALDEAVKKLEADVGPLTGLPVKMARGIVNRLSFGPAVQQLCGLAVEYIDALLSERASEITSNAKVKDCNVMESKLVRFEDVFTSSVTVVLSSEGSSMENVVGYTLWHRKAVEMEYPVEPTRTLFSPSTRVVLSDLTPATDYVLKIVSLDSKRELGMSEVPFCTSKAGNELSNLNLKSLEVERSQSPPTNCSNLSNPSSVEDETNNIVLCSNEDENRGDNCLSCCDNTDKTISTDLCCTTIAFTSKSHIGNAGLMASLGDDEDSMVKVSSLPNADDVNLQNKQCSVVQTTEETSTDNGSNAPLQTALEFTPFVSSEEAGLPITPCKLENVKGSHGRKGVSEHCSKDLDNGSGKEDGPQVGSSSKKRVGEWQEECAGTGDKDFEYYVKVVRWLECGDHIDKTFRQKFLTWYSLRATPQDVRIVKAFVDTLIEDPVSLAGQLVDTFSDVISSKRSSVVPAGFCLKLWH from the exons ATGGACTCATCTTCCTTTGAGG GTCTTGCACTTGATCCATCAAAGTGCAGTAAATTGAGTATGGAGGAAAAGAGAGAACTAGTTTATGAATTATCAAAGCAGTCACGTGGTGCCCCTGAAATGCTGCAGTCTTGGAGCCGTCAGGAGATTTTGCAGATATTATGTGCAGAGATGGGAAAAGAAAGGAAATATACTGGGCtgacaaaattgaaaataatagaAAACCTATTGAAAATTGTGTCTGAGAAGAAATCTTTGGAGCATGGAAGTACATCTAATCTTGAAATGCAACCTTCATCAGAGAGTGCCCAGAGGAGTACCAAAAGGCAGAGAAAAGCTGAGCATCCAAGCCGTTTTCCTATTGAAGCTAATAATTCTGCAACAACAAATATTAAAGCTAGTTTAGACAATGTTGTATACTGCCAAAATTTGGCTTGTAGAGCTAAATTAAGTTTCCAAGATGCATTTTGCAAGAGGTGTTCATGTTGTATTTGCCGTAACTATGATGACAATAAGGACCCTAGTCTATGGTTGATTTGCAGCTCAGAGCCTCCTTTTCAAGGGGATTCATGTGGGATGTCATGCCACCTTGAGTGTGCTATTAAGTACGGAAAATCTGGTATTACAACTGATAAATTAGACAAGGGCAATAATGGCACCTTTTGTTGTGTATCCTGTGGAAAAGCTAATGATCTACTCAG TTCCTTGAAAAAACAACTGATTGTAGCAAGAGACACCAGACGTGTAGACATATTATGTTATAGGCTTTCATTGAGCCAAAAAATTTCAGTTGGCGCCAAAGATTGTCAAAAATTGTGTGGAGCTCTTGATGAAGCAGTGAAGAAGCTTGAAGCAGATGTTGGCCCTTTGACTGGTTTGCCTGTGAAGATGGCTAGAGGTATAGTGAACAGGCTCTCATTTGGCCCTGCTGTTCAGCAACTTTGTGGCTTGGCTGTTGAGTACATAGATGCCCTGCTCTCTGAGAGAGCATCTGAAATCACATCTAATGCTAAGGTCAAAG ATTGCAATGTGATGGAATCAAAGCTCGTCAGATTTGAGGATGTCTTTACCTCATCTGTGACAGTTGTTTTGAGTTCTGAAGGGTCTTCTATGGAGAATGTTGTTGGTTACACTTTATGGCATCGGAAAGCTGTTGAAATGGAATATCCAGTAGAACCAACTCGGACGTTGTTTTCCCCAAGCACTAGGGTTGTGCTCTCAGATCTGACTCCAGCTACAGATTATGTTCTCAAGATTGTTTCCCTTGATAGCAAGAGAGAACTGGGAATGTCTGAAGTTCCATTCTGCACCAGTAAAGCTGGAAATGAATTGTCTAACCTGAACTTGAAAAGCTTAGAAGTTGAAAGAAGTCAAAGTCCACCAACAAATTGCAGCAACCTTTCTAATCCTTCTTCAGTGGAGGATGAAACTAATAACATTGTGCTATGCAGCAATGAGGATGAGAACAGAGGGGATAATTGTCTTTCTTGTTGTGATAACACTGACAAAACAATTTCTACAGACTTGTGTTGCACCACAATCGCCTTTACTAGTAAAAGTCATATAGGAAATGCAGGATTAATGGCATCTTTAGGTGATGATGAAGATAGCATGGTGAAAGTAAGCTCCTTGCCAAATGCTGATGATGTAAATCTTCAGAACAAGCAGTGTTCAGTCGTTCAAACAACAGAAGAGACAAGCACTGATAATGGGTCAAATGCACCTCTCCAGACTGCCTTAGAATTTACACCATTTGTAAGTAGTGAAGAAGCTGGCTTACCCATTACACCCTGCAAGTTGGAGAATGTGAAGGGCAGTCACGGCCGGAAAGGAGTATCGGAACATTGCAGCAAGGATCTTGATAATGGATCAGGGAAGGAAGATGGACCACAAGTTGGCAGCTCTTCGAAGAAGAGAGTTGGAGAATGGCAAGAAGAATGTGCTGGAACTGGAGATAAGGACTTTGAGTATTATGTCAAAGTAGTTAGATGGTTAGAGTGTGGTGATCATATTGATAAGACATTCAGGCAGAAATTCTTAACCTGGTATAGCTTAAGAGCTACACCACAAGATGTTAGGATTGTCAAGGCATTTGTTGATACTCTTATCGAAGATCCAGTATCACTTGCTGGCCAGCTGGTTGATACTTTCTCTGATGTTATTTCAAGCAAGAGATCTTCTGTAGTTCCTGCAGGCTTTTGCCTAAAGCTTTGGCATTGA
- the LOC107876538 gene encoding VIN3-like protein 2 isoform X2 translates to MEEKRELVYELSKQSRGAPEMLQSWSRQEILQILCAEMGKERKYTGLTKLKIIENLLKIVSEKKSLEHGSTSNLEMQPSSESAQRSTKRQRKAEHPSRFPIEANNSATTNIKASLDNVVYCQNLACRAKLSFQDAFCKRCSCCICRNYDDNKDPSLWLICSSEPPFQGDSCGMSCHLECAIKYGKSGITTDKLDKGNNGTFCCVSCGKANDLLSSLKKQLIVARDTRRVDILCYRLSLSQKISVGAKDCQKLCGALDEAVKKLEADVGPLTGLPVKMARGIVNRLSFGPAVQQLCGLAVEYIDALLSERASEITSNAKVKDCNVMESKLVRFEDVFTSSVTVVLSSEGSSMENVVGYTLWHRKAVEMEYPVEPTRTLFSPSTRVVLSDLTPATDYVLKIVSLDSKRELGMSEVPFCTSKAGNELSNLNLKSLEVERSQSPPTNCSNLSNPSSVEDETNNIVLCSNEDENRGDNCLSCCDNTDKTISTDLCCTTIAFTSKSHIGNAGLMASLGDDEDSMVKVSSLPNADDVNLQNKQCSVVQTTEETSTDNGSNAPLQTALEFTPFVSSEEAGLPITPCKLENVKGSHGRKGVSEHCSKDLDNGSGKEDGPQVGSSSKKRVGEWQEECAGTGDKDFEYYVKVVRWLECGDHIDKTFRQKFLTWYSLRATPQDVRIVKAFVDTLIEDPVSLAGQLVDTFSDVISSKRSSVVPAGFCLKLWH, encoded by the exons ATGGAGGAAAAGAGAGAACTAGTTTATGAATTATCAAAGCAGTCACGTGGTGCCCCTGAAATGCTGCAGTCTTGGAGCCGTCAGGAGATTTTGCAGATATTATGTGCAGAGATGGGAAAAGAAAGGAAATATACTGGGCtgacaaaattgaaaataatagaAAACCTATTGAAAATTGTGTCTGAGAAGAAATCTTTGGAGCATGGAAGTACATCTAATCTTGAAATGCAACCTTCATCAGAGAGTGCCCAGAGGAGTACCAAAAGGCAGAGAAAAGCTGAGCATCCAAGCCGTTTTCCTATTGAAGCTAATAATTCTGCAACAACAAATATTAAAGCTAGTTTAGACAATGTTGTATACTGCCAAAATTTGGCTTGTAGAGCTAAATTAAGTTTCCAAGATGCATTTTGCAAGAGGTGTTCATGTTGTATTTGCCGTAACTATGATGACAATAAGGACCCTAGTCTATGGTTGATTTGCAGCTCAGAGCCTCCTTTTCAAGGGGATTCATGTGGGATGTCATGCCACCTTGAGTGTGCTATTAAGTACGGAAAATCTGGTATTACAACTGATAAATTAGACAAGGGCAATAATGGCACCTTTTGTTGTGTATCCTGTGGAAAAGCTAATGATCTACTCAG TTCCTTGAAAAAACAACTGATTGTAGCAAGAGACACCAGACGTGTAGACATATTATGTTATAGGCTTTCATTGAGCCAAAAAATTTCAGTTGGCGCCAAAGATTGTCAAAAATTGTGTGGAGCTCTTGATGAAGCAGTGAAGAAGCTTGAAGCAGATGTTGGCCCTTTGACTGGTTTGCCTGTGAAGATGGCTAGAGGTATAGTGAACAGGCTCTCATTTGGCCCTGCTGTTCAGCAACTTTGTGGCTTGGCTGTTGAGTACATAGATGCCCTGCTCTCTGAGAGAGCATCTGAAATCACATCTAATGCTAAGGTCAAAG ATTGCAATGTGATGGAATCAAAGCTCGTCAGATTTGAGGATGTCTTTACCTCATCTGTGACAGTTGTTTTGAGTTCTGAAGGGTCTTCTATGGAGAATGTTGTTGGTTACACTTTATGGCATCGGAAAGCTGTTGAAATGGAATATCCAGTAGAACCAACTCGGACGTTGTTTTCCCCAAGCACTAGGGTTGTGCTCTCAGATCTGACTCCAGCTACAGATTATGTTCTCAAGATTGTTTCCCTTGATAGCAAGAGAGAACTGGGAATGTCTGAAGTTCCATTCTGCACCAGTAAAGCTGGAAATGAATTGTCTAACCTGAACTTGAAAAGCTTAGAAGTTGAAAGAAGTCAAAGTCCACCAACAAATTGCAGCAACCTTTCTAATCCTTCTTCAGTGGAGGATGAAACTAATAACATTGTGCTATGCAGCAATGAGGATGAGAACAGAGGGGATAATTGTCTTTCTTGTTGTGATAACACTGACAAAACAATTTCTACAGACTTGTGTTGCACCACAATCGCCTTTACTAGTAAAAGTCATATAGGAAATGCAGGATTAATGGCATCTTTAGGTGATGATGAAGATAGCATGGTGAAAGTAAGCTCCTTGCCAAATGCTGATGATGTAAATCTTCAGAACAAGCAGTGTTCAGTCGTTCAAACAACAGAAGAGACAAGCACTGATAATGGGTCAAATGCACCTCTCCAGACTGCCTTAGAATTTACACCATTTGTAAGTAGTGAAGAAGCTGGCTTACCCATTACACCCTGCAAGTTGGAGAATGTGAAGGGCAGTCACGGCCGGAAAGGAGTATCGGAACATTGCAGCAAGGATCTTGATAATGGATCAGGGAAGGAAGATGGACCACAAGTTGGCAGCTCTTCGAAGAAGAGAGTTGGAGAATGGCAAGAAGAATGTGCTGGAACTGGAGATAAGGACTTTGAGTATTATGTCAAAGTAGTTAGATGGTTAGAGTGTGGTGATCATATTGATAAGACATTCAGGCAGAAATTCTTAACCTGGTATAGCTTAAGAGCTACACCACAAGATGTTAGGATTGTCAAGGCATTTGTTGATACTCTTATCGAAGATCCAGTATCACTTGCTGGCCAGCTGGTTGATACTTTCTCTGATGTTATTTCAAGCAAGAGATCTTCTGTAGTTCCTGCAGGCTTTTGCCTAAAGCTTTGGCATTGA